The following are from one region of the Staphylococcus argenteus genome:
- a CDS encoding DUF948 domain-containing protein — MDWILPIAGIIAAIAFLILCIGIVAVLNSVKKNLDYVAKTLDGVEGQVQGITRETTDLLHKVNRLTEDIQGKVDRLNSVVDAVKGIGDSVQTLNSSVDRVTNSITHNISQNEDKISQVVQWSNVAMEIADKWQNRHYRRGSANYKANNVADDANHSYTSRVDK, encoded by the coding sequence ATGGATTGGATTTTACCAATTGCTGGAATTATCGCTGCGATTGCATTCTTAATTTTATGTATCGGTATCGTAGCTGTGTTAAATTCTGTTAAGAAAAACTTAGATTATGTTGCTAAAACACTTGACGGAGTAGAAGGTCAAGTTCAAGGTATTACTCGTGAAACAACGGACTTACTTCACAAAGTAAACCGTTTAACTGAGGATATCCAAGGTAAAGTAGATCGTTTAAACTCAGTTGTAGATGCAGTTAAAGGTATCGGTGACTCAGTTCAAACGTTAAACAGCTCTGTGGATCGTGTAACAAATTCAATTACACATAATATTTCTCAAAATGAAGATAAAATCTCACAAGTTGTTCAATGGTCAAATGTAGCAATGGAAATTGCTGACAAATGGCAAAATAGACACTACCGTCGTGGAAGTGCAAATTACAAAGCTAATAATGTAGCAGATGATGCAAATCACAGCTATACTTCTCGTGTAGATAAATAA
- the murC gene encoding UDP-N-acetylmuramate--L-alanine ligase: MTHYHFVGIKGSGMSSLAQIMHDLGHEVQGSDIENYVFTEVALKNKGIKILPFDANNIKEDMVVIQGNAFANNHEEIVRAHQLKLDVVSYNDFLGQIIDQYTSVAVTGAHGKTSTTGLLSHVMNGDKKTSFLIGDGTGMGLPESDYFAFEACEYRRHFLSYKPDYAIMTNIDFDHPDYFKDIDDVFDAFQEMAHNVKKGIIAWGDDEHLRKIEADVPIYYYGFKDTDDIYAQNIQITDKGTAFDVYVNGEFYDHFLSPQFGDHTVLNALAVIAISYLEKLDVENIKEALETFDGVKRRFNETPIANQVIVDDYAHHPREISATIETARKKYPHKEVVAVFQPHTFSRTQAFLNEFAESLSKADRVFLCEIFGSIRENTGSLTIQDLIDKIEGASLITEDSINVLEQFDNAVILFMGAGDIQKLQNAYLDKLGMKNAF, translated from the coding sequence ATGACACACTATCATTTTGTCGGAATTAAAGGTTCTGGCATGAGTTCATTAGCACAAATCATGCATGATTTAGGTCATGAAGTTCAAGGATCAGACATTGAGAACTACGTTTTTACTGAAGTTGCTCTTAAAAATAAGGGGATTAAAATATTACCATTTGATGCTAATAACATAAAAGAAGATATGGTAGTTATACAAGGTAATGCATTTGCAAATAACCATGAAGAAATTGTACGTGCACATCAACTAAAATTAGATGTGGTAAGTTACAATGACTTTTTAGGGCAAATTATCGACCAATATACTTCAGTAGCTGTAACTGGTGCACATGGTAAAACTTCAACAACAGGTTTATTGTCACATGTTATGAATGGTGATAAAAAAACATCATTTTTAATTGGTGATGGTACAGGAATGGGTCTACCTGAAAGTGACTATTTTGCTTTTGAAGCATGTGAATATAGACGTCACTTTTTAAGTTATAAACCTGATTACGCAATTATGACAAATATTGATTTCGATCATCCTGATTATTTTAAAGATATCGACGATGTATTTGATGCATTCCAAGAAATGGCACATAATGTTAAAAAAGGAATTATTGCTTGGGGTGATGACGAGCATCTTCGTAAGATTGAAGCAGATGTTCCAATTTATTATTATGGTTTTAAAGATACAGATGACATCTATGCTCAAAATATTCAAATTACAGATAAAGGTACTGCATTTGATGTATATGTAAATGGAGAATTTTATGATCATTTCTTATCTCCACAATTTGGAGATCACACAGTTTTAAATGCATTAGCGGTTATTGCGATTAGTTATTTAGAAAAGCTAGATGTTGAAAATATTAAAGAAGCACTTGAAACATTTGATGGTGTAAAACGTCGTTTCAATGAAACACCAATTGCAAATCAAGTTATTGTTGATGATTATGCACACCATCCTAGAGAAATTAGTGCTACAATTGAAACAGCTCGAAAAAAATATCCACATAAAGAAGTTGTTGCCGTATTTCAACCACATACATTCTCTAGAACGCAAGCATTTTTAAATGAATTTGCTGAAAGCTTGAGCAAAGCTGATCGCGTTTTCTTATGTGAAATATTTGGTTCGATTAGAGAAAATACTGGTTCATTAACGATACAAGATTTAATTGATAAAATTGAAGGTGCATCGTTGATTACTGAAGATTCTATAAATGTATTAGAGCAATTTGATAATGCTGTCATTTTATTTATGGGTGCTGGTGATATACAAAAATTACAAAATGCATATTTAGATAAATTAGGCATGAAAAATGCGTTTTAA